The DNA region cttttaatcgtAGGTATCATATTGCCAAGTAAATGTTCTACAGGAGAACAAGAGAACAAGTCAGAGCTTTTATTACCAACCAAactacaatatttttgtttaaatttttttaaaactatatttgtTCTACGGATTACCAGTTTAATGATTACAGTTCTTGATTCCATTATACTCTCttatcacaaaataaaactcCCTAAATTCTAATATTTCATCAAGGGATACAAAGAACTATAAATAACTTTATATGAGTTGGTTTCTAACATTTGTCATCATAGCTTGATGATGAGTAATTAGCTACTTCCATTGATTGGCCTGTTCATTAAgcttcaccttttttttttactcaaaaaacaaaaaaaacttatctctTTACCGTAtgtgaataaaaaagtttataattaaaatttaatacttGATGATAACTATTACTGTTTGGTAGTTACTAAACAGATGTGTTTTAttcattataaattttaacataGACTTTTGGAGTTTACAATTACtacattttatttgtaaaatacaaataattatatttatttcaaatttaactCACATATATTCATTTACGAGTTGTATCAAGTCttacaactataaatatatttacaaatagaAATGTATTTTATTCATAGATTATTTTAGTAAatctgatttttaatatatttaaaatatttaaaataagcaTTATTTATAGATTTTACAAGGTCAAATCCAACCTAtctaaattcaataaaaaatacAACTCCTTATTGCAAATacatcaaaatatatactaacattGTAACATctgtataaataaaagaaactcaatcattttataatataaaattatatttaaaaataaataagttattgTCATGTGGTGTACCACGGTTAAATCCtagtatactagtatttttgcagcagtttttgctcaaaaatgtttttttggaaagtttttacatttaatactatttaatgcatatattcatatccaaacaagtttagctaactttctctactatccttataaccaaacacaattaaaatattttaaatatccatatatttaatgttctataattaatatagatatttagaagatttattccagattaaaaaaaaaatattctccaatcatctctttttgattttaaaatttaaatgtagcgaatcatcatataatacataaatttaacaaaaaggTGTATTTATCCtgcatatattatgatttgaattttttgaaacaaacatatattactcaattaatataaaaagtgtgtgttcaacatacatatatagtaaatttactgtatatagtaaattaaaaaattttaagaagttcataatttataactaatatatcttaacttaataaaaagtttaagaatataaatatttaaacatattaaatgttcaaaattacacaaacgagttatattacatgatgggttatatgacattacatgattgaattaataatactaaaaaaataaactatcagtaatatgatatttcaatacggttaaatcctcattttaatgttttaacaacaccaatataaaatatgtctaatcaaactgatttaattaagattgtagtaaagaaaaattattgtgcggtataccacggtttatatattaaatcactaaaattaacaaaagcgtatattagcaaaattagtattaaaatagtacattaacaaaaaaaattatagaaaaaacttaccccgcggtacactgcgggtcataatctagtttaCATTATATTTGCTACATATAGTTTGTGTGCTCTATAATTcgtgtatataatataatgctTCTTCTTTGATGCATATTTCCAATATTATTTAgcctatttttctttttaaatcatTGCCTTTTCAAGATATATTAAGCTTGTATAATATTTCATGTTGATATATCAATGGTTAAGACAGGCTTTGTCAAGGTGATCAAGTACATAAATGAGTAttagacaacaaaacaaacaaaaaatacaaagcaacaactttacttttttattataaaaatagcTTTATTTTTTGCATacgttaaaaaaatatgttttcaatcTAAGTTTTGAaagatcattttttattttaagattaaCTAGCGGATCTACGAAAATATATTCtcaaatgaagtttttttttttttgttagatctCCAATTTAGTATGATGATTTCATGGgctttgtgaagaaaaaatttcaaccaAATGAAATTATATCTTAACAAATCTGTGTTTGGACCTACTAGCTATGACAAGCTAAAGTATGCTTCAATGTAACTAAAGATAGAGAAGTTAAGACTTACAAAATGCAATATGAGAAATGACTAATAAATAATCTAATATGATatgtgtgaaaaatattaaaatcatttgtCGCCAAATCACAAAATTAATTGTTAGTTTTGTGGTTTATGAACTACCAAATCAGATATTTAGTGCCAAATCAAATATTTAGTGCACTAAAGATTTTTCAAAGGATGCAACAAAGAATCACCAAATCAAATATGTGCATCGTTGGCACAAGTTTTTTTCGAGTTATTTATACTTAGAAAGGTAAATTAGATTACAATTTagtgtttgattatattttggaaaaacaattaaaacatattttagtgtTTGGTGGTAGAGAATTTACTATGGTAATATTGATTTTGGTATGTGATGTGATggtgttcatatatatatatatatatatactgtatacatAATTGTTGTCAATGCTAAAGAAAGATTcaagcttttcttttcttggtatTTCCTCATGCCACAATAATTTCTTATGAACTTTTATTGGCCTAGACATGGGATGGGATTTAATGCAAAAAAACTCAAgtgaaaatagaaagaaaacaacaacattttgaATTAGaaaaaccccaaaaagaaaCTTGTTATGAATAACGGTAGAATTGAAATCAATGTTAGATAAGTCAAACATACAACTCATACATCTACAAGtaaatagtttaaaaataatactaataataatgtaaaaattatGGAtaatagaaagagaagaaaaaatgcaCAAACCACTATCGGCCGAATGGCCAATTTACCAGTAAAATCTTTGTGATTACGACTATTTTCTTGACAGGGAAACAATGTCCAAACTCTTTTTGTAAACAAAGCAAAGTTTAAATTATGTAGCGAAATCTAAGTACTGTTAATTATGTAACAAAATCTAAGTACTATTAATTATGCCATTCGTTTTCTGTTTTTACAGGAATTTACTCGGTCTAGTGTTAATTATAAGGGTTTATTGGCAAAATAgtacattttcaaaacttaattggaattataatacatttactatttataattggagAAATAGATGAGTTTTACTATTTGTGTAATATAAGATATATGAGATAGATAAAAAAGTGGGGTATAGTGTAGTAGTGTAAAATTACAAAAGGGTAGTTGCATAAAAGATATTCGTACAACATATTTAGTGTACACATTTATTACacacatattaaatttttttatttcattcatattgaatatattatatatcagcTGTACGgataaaaacatgtatattaacatatatataagtacacTAAATGAATTTTATGGGTTAAacttgtgtattattatttatttgtaaacttGATAACTGTACACattataatgtgtacagacacatgtacacattataatgtgtacagacacatgtacacttaataaggtgtacgaatacaaaatttataaaaaaatatttaacattatcaaatataatcattacacaaaatgcatatcaaattataaagaaaaaacatagatttttttgtatctgtagaaaaattaaatatatatatatatatattgaatagtaTTTTACTTATTAGATTCAAGGGgtgatttaataaaaatatatatatatatatatatatatttaatttcaatggtacatttgtaaataaaatgattagtagaagattaaaaagtaattcaaaTAGTAGTAAATAGTGAAAGTGTGTGTTTTGCcaattttaaatagtgaatgtactaATTCTCCAATTAAGTTTTAACTccaattttctaaaattataacaaCCAATTGTGGAGTATTCATATGGATAGAGACATAAGACATGTGATAATATAAGAACGTAACATATCCCTTAAACGGTAATGTATTTCAGTATTTGGTTAATCTAAAGTAGGGGTGGGTGTGTATCGAGACTCGAGAGTGAGATGTGTTATGTGTATCTAGCTTTTGATGGGTTAACGTTTCTGATCTAAATCCTAAAAAAAGGTAATAAGATATACTCATTTTATTTGGGTTTCGGTGGTAATGGAGCTAACGACGGGCTCGAGACTGCCACGCACGTGTCGCTGTCTAAAGGCATTTATTGATGCacattcagattttttttgtttcacatcgaacttcactttttttttcctattgcTCCAATGTATTTCTTCTATGAATTTCGAATGTATgatatgttaaaacatatttgGTTTGTGTTTCCCAACTAAGAGAAGAAAGGTAAATGCTAATGCAACAAGCGGACGAGATGATTTCTAATTACTCAAGTTTCAAGTACAATATTTGTTATCTGCACTTAGTTTAGGTACACTTGTACTTGTCACTTGTCAGCTTCATGCTCAACAGCTAAAGAGTCAAGTATGACCATAGGGATCCTTAAAGATTGATAATAATTAAACGACAACATGTGtgttttttaagaaaagtttgtttttgtatgttcACATATAGAACTATATAATAAGTTACTGGTCtcatcaaaataatttggtGGCATTTCAATGGTGGTTTATTGGTACGATCTAGCTCCTAGGAGCTTCCtccaattatattttttttttttttttttgagttcaAACACACTccattatattaaatttaaaggATTACAATTGAGAAATTGAACACACCAAATAAACTTACACATGAGGATAGATGACTTAGACTTGTTGTAATCAAAGACAACAACCAAACTTTAAAACTAGGCATAAAACCGAAAGCACTACAAGCTAAATAAAAGGGGCCTAAAGCCCTGAAGATAGCGAGTTCCCACACAAGGTAAGGCCACTCGGATTGATAGATAGCAGTCCATTGCCAAATGAAATGACTAGGGGTTGATAATGACCAGATCGCCGATCCCATAACGACATATTGCCACACTGGAATACTAAGATTCCTACGGGTTTTAAAGCTCCTAACTCGCATTGATGACGAATCATCATCTCCCTGAACAGGGAGACATCAGGTAGGGCGGGAACAAGTTCCCAAGAGCCGAAGGCCAGAGAAGGAGTCCATAACCGAGCCACCTTGCCACTCTTTGTTGATGAACCTAAAACAGATGGATAACAGAGAACAAAAGCTAGAGGTAGACCATGAAAGCAAAAGAGTGGATTTGGGAGACGAAAGTAAGAGCCAACAGAGAAGCCCGACATTTGCTTGAGTTTTCAAACAAAGAGGTAAGAGAAAATCACCTCTCAAACGATCAACGAAATAAGTCTCTCTTTCAAATATGAGGAAACATGAGATAGAAGTAGAACTCACcacagagaaaaaaagagacaatGGTCTCTCCAATCTACTAGCTGTTGATACATTCCAAGGTAACCGCTTTAAAGCATTCTCCTCTAAGAACCAAATGAAGGTGTGATTTTCTTAGAACAGGGGGATAGTAATAAAATTACCCTCTCCATATAGGAGGAAAAAGTGAAGGAATTTGAGCCATCTATGGAGGTGGAACTCGCTAAGTCGATGGTTCTGGCGACTATGGAGGGTAAGGATGGTTCGAGTAGGAACATGACACCTCgaaaaggaagaaacagagactTATGGTGCAGGAAGTATGCCTCACCGGCGACGAGTTCAACCGATGGAATGTGCGAGAGATCCTCGCCGTAGAAGATACAAGTCTTCACCGGAGGGTGAGAGGTAGATGAGTTTTGATCTGCATATGTATACAGATCGAGAGAGATCTGAAGAGCAGACATCTTTaaattttcaaagattttgaGGAGGGAAAGATCTAATTGCTCGGGTATGGGGCTGTCAAAAGAAGCACTCACCAGTGTCGGAAATAACCAGTGGAAGGTGTGAAAAAGTCTCAGTGGAGGATGTGATGCGAAGCGACCGTAAGTGGGAGGAAAGCCGACATGTCTAAAACCTGAGACAACATGGAAAGCATTGACGGGAAGTCTGTTGATAGTGAAACTCAAGAAGAGAAATTTAAAGAGGTAAACAGAGAGCAAAGATTGGTGAAGAGAGGTGGTGATGGGTTGGGGTTCCAAAGATCTTCTTCGGTTGAGAACCGAGAGGAGTAACACACCCGAAACAGGTGGAGAGAATACAGCAACTATGCTGGATACAGTTGTCCACCGGAGAACCCAACCGGAGGCTACGTCACTGGTCACCAGATCTGGTACCTTTAATCTCGGCCAACTGCCGGAAACTCGTAAATCAGAtccaaacaaagacataaaggGCGAGAGCAAGAGATGTAAGAAGTTAGAAGAGGGGATGgtccgacgccggcgagcaaaGGCTCTACCGGCGTCGGGAAACTAGCCAGAATATAGAACCTCTccaattatatgatttataacCAAATATTTTACAGATTCTTACAAAAGAGGATCACGACATTGTCACTATCAAGTTTCAATACAAACTTACAAATCTTCATGAGCGTTCTTATACATTGATACTGCTTacaagagttttttttcctcatGCACTCTGGTTTTGAGTTTCTTTCATGCACTTTGGTTATGTTTCTCAACAGGTTTTGAACTCTTCTTCCAAAACTTAAACTCTATAGATCTTCCTTCAAGCATCTTCTCAATCTCCTCCATTGGCATTCCTTTCGTCTCCGGAACACAAACCACAACAAAGAAAAGAGCAATGACTGAGATCACTCCAAAGATGAGAAAAGTCCAAGAAGTACCAATAGCTTCAGTCAATGAAAGAAAAGATTGAGCCACGATCAAATTCGATATCCAGTTCGCAGTTGCAGCTATTCCACCACAGACTCCTCTGAACCTCAATGGATATATCTCTGAGTTAACTATCCATGGGACAGTCCCCATTCCaggagagaagaaaatgatgtAAAGTCCCAATCCTAGAAGAGCAAACCAACCAAAATTGCTAGGACACCCTCTCGTGTACCAAAGCCGGTTATTGTTATGACATAAGTCCTTAACCGAATCATTAGAGATCCAACATGCCCCGGGTTGTTCCTACAAtcatcatataaataaaaaaggatttGGAATTCAAATGTTTTCaagttaaaacatatatttttcgaATAACCTTTACCTTTCCATTAGGAGAAGAACAGAAGCCACAAGATGTAGAAGAAGCTTTCAAACAAGTCATACAATCCCAAGCATTGGTATTCATACCTGACTTATTATAATCCGGACAAGTAAGATTAGTAAACCTTTTTGTCTCGAGTGAGCTAATCGCTGGAGCGTGAGTAGCCGCTTCATAGAAAACACCGGTTAGTATTCCGAGCGAGACAATAACTCCGAAAAGACTAATGATGAGAAGCTTTTTCCTTCCAGTTCTATCGATGAAGTAAATGCTAATAATGGAACCAAATGCGTTAAGTCCTGCGGTAACTAAAGACAAGAGCAGAGCTGTTCTGTTTGAAGCGAAACCGGCAAGCTGAACAATGGTTGGACTGTAATACATTACAGTGTTGATCCCAACGAACTGTTGAAACACTTGGAGACCAACACCAGCTATGAGTCCCCGTCTAACAGTTTTGGCTTTGCATAGTTTGATCATGTTGATTTTCTCAGATGATCCTTCTTCGAGTATCTCTGTTTCAACTGAGTCTTTAAGTGCACGTATCTCTTGTTCTACATCTTCTGATGAATATATTCTTCTCAGAATCGCTTTAGcctcttcctctcttccctGTTGAGATTACAAAAAACACTTTTGGTTACACACATTTTTAGATATTATCACTTTGTGAAAAAGTCTTGAAGATCATAAGTACCTTGCGGTATAACCAACGAGGTGACTCCGGGAGCGAAAACATTAGGATAAACTGCAAAAGAGCTGGAAGTCCCGCGATTCCGAGCATCCATCTCCATGTTCCGGTCACCTATAACAAGAGAAAACAGAACATTGAAACCCTTTTCATTAAGGCTAAGTCGATGAGGTAAGGCAAGAACTGTCTTTGGGCTAATATCATGCACTTACATCGGTAAAGGCCAAGTTGATGAGATAAGACAAGAACTGTCCTCCGGTAATGAGAAACCCATTTGTACTAACCAAAGCTCCTCTGATCTTTGCTGGAGAAGCTTCTGAGATGTATAGAGGAGCGGTCATTGAGGCCATCCCGACCCCGAGGCCCACAAATACACGGCCACCGACAAGGAGGGATGGGTTAGGAGCTGCCGCCATAATGATAGCTCctaacagaaaaagaaaatccgCCATAAGAATCGCGCTTCTCCTCCCGAATCTGTCGTTCGCCCAACCTCCTATAGCGGCTCCAACGATGGCTCCTGCGACTGCCATGCTCACTATCATCTcctgtttccatttttttgttttgtttcaagtttAGTGTTTGCTAGTGTCTTTGTATGTTCATGAAACTTGCTTAGGTATTAAGATGCTTCTTAACGgtaaatagtaaatactaaatGGCATGCAATAAAACAACATGAAGTTTGGTGCTAATCTTACTCTAAATTAAAACAGAATCCAAATCCTGATGATCTGCTTTTATTTATGCTTGCNGTGTTGATCCCAACGAACTGTTGAAACACTTGGAGACCAACACCAGCTATGAGTCCCCGTCTAACAGTTTTGGCTTTGCATAGTTTGATCATGTTGATTTTCTCAGATGATCCTTCTTCGAGTATCTCTGTTTCAACTGAGTCTTTAAGTGCACGTATCTCTTGTTCTACATCTTCTGATGAATATATTCTTCTCAGAATCGCTTTAGcctcttcctctcttccctGTTGAGATTACAAAAAACACTTTTGGTTACACACATTTTTAGATATTATCACTTTGTGAAAAAGTCTTGAAGATCATAAGTACCTTGCGGTATAACCAACGAGGTGACTCCGGGAGCGAAAACATTAGGATAAACTGCAAAAGAGCTGGAAGTCCCGCGATTCCGAGCATCCATCTCCATGTTCCGGTCACCTATAACAAGAGAAAACAGAACATTGAAACCCTTTTCATTAAGGCTAAGTCGATGAGGTAAGGCAAGAACTGTCTTTGGGCTAATATCATGCACTTACATCGGTAAAGGCCAAGTTGATGAGATAAGACAAGAACTGTCCTCCGGTAATGAGAAACCCATTTGTACTAACCAAAGCTCCTCTGATCTTTGCTGGAGAAGCTTCTGAGATGTATAGAGGAGCGGTCATTGAGGCCATCCCGACCCCGAGGCCCACAAATACACGGCCACCGACAAGGAGGGATGGGTTAGGAGCTGCCGCCATAATGATAGCTCctaacagaaaaagaaaatccgCCATAAGAATCGCGCTTCTCCTCCCGAATCTGTCGTTCGCCCAACCTCCTATAGCGGCTCCAACGATGGCTCCTGCGACTGCCATGCTCACTATCATCTcctgtttccatttttttgttttgtttcaagtttAGTGTTTGCTAGTGTCTTTGTATGTTCATGAAACTTGCTTAGGTATTAAGATGCTTCTTAACGgtaaatagtaaatactaaatGGCATGCAATAAAACAACATGAAGTTTGGTGCTAATCTTACTCTAAATTAAAACAGAATCCAAATCCTGATGATCTGCTTTTATTTATGCTTGCTAAATTTTGTTTGCAAACTAATAAAATCGTTACAACCAATAAGTCAAACCGCGGCGGTACAGTAACATCTAACTAcaaattttaagtttgttttgttgacAAAACTTATGCAAACAAACTATAAATAACTAGTATAGTGTCAAAAACGCAAATTACGAAACATTAGTACATATAAATTTCTTCAGTCCGAGGTGGActcatttaatttttacttaaaacattgatcatttatgtttttgagATAATCctaaaattaaccaaaaatcaagaaaacagaAAGCAAGAACCTGTAACCAAGTATTTTTGTCAACAGACTTGAAATCATCTCTGATGTAAAGCAGAGCTCCAGATATGACTCCTGCATGTATATACACagaatatataagtttatatacACATCATACTCCAAagcaaatatattatatttatacatgAGATAATTATACTTGAAGACAAGAGAAGAGATTAAAGAAACTTACCAGTGTCGTAACCAAAGAGAAGACCACCGATTCCAGCAGAGAAAGCAAGACGAAGAACATAAGGATTCTTCCATGTTAGTGAGAAACATTCTCTGAAAGCTGATTCATCTGCTCCTCCTGATCCATGTATTATTCctccttccattttttttttattcttttgggTTAAAAGTGTTTGTCGAATGAGACGGAACAACCAATATAAGACTGTAAAGTTTCTctgttgtgttctgttttttttttctctctgttgtATTTTTTATCTGGTGAGAAAAgtgaggaaaataaaatataattgtgGTGATGAATGAATGAAGAATTGAGATGGAACACGATGATTCTTACTAGAAAAATCCAATgacttttcaaatttttcttcttttactttttttttctctggataactcatttattaattttctttgtgtATTTATATGTACCTTACTTttaatattacatttattttgttgaaaaaaaatataacatttatttCTAGGGTAATAATTTACATTATGGCaatctgaatatttttaatattttttcaaccaaaaaataattataatatcacaaaaaaaagttttattagctttttaattttgtctCTATTGCCAAATTAACATATatcacataaaaataaaatt from Camelina sativa cultivar DH55 chromosome 3, Cs, whole genome shotgun sequence includes:
- the LOC104777049 gene encoding probable inositol transporter 2 isoform X1, which translates into the protein MEGGIIHGSGGADESAFRECFSLTWKNPYVLRLAFSAGIGGLLFGYDTGVISGALLYIRDDFKSVDKNTWLQEMIVSMAVAGAIVGAAIGGWANDRFGRRSAILMADFLFLLGAIIMAAAPNPSLLVGGRVFVGLGVGMASMTAPLYISEASPAKIRGALVSTNGFLITGGQFLSYLINLAFTDVTGTWRWMLGIAGLPALLQFILMFSLPESPRWLYRKGREEEAKAILRRIYSSEDVEQEIRALKDSVETEILEEGSSEKINMIKLCKAKTVRRGLIAGVGLQVFQQFVGINTVMYYSPTIVQLAGFASNRTALLLSLVTAGLNAFGSIISIYFIDRTGRKKLLIISLFGVIVSLGILTGVFYEAATHAPAISSLETKRFTNLTCPDYNKSGMNTNAWDCMTCLKASSTSCGFCSSPNGKEQPGACWISNDSVKDLCHNNNRLWYTRGCPSNFGWFALLGLGLYIIFFSPGMGTVPWIVNSEIYPLRFRGVCGGIAATANWISNLIVAQSFLSLTEAIGTSWTFLIFGVISVIALFFVVVCVPETKGMPMEEIEKMLEGRSIEFKFWKKSSKPVEKHNQSA
- the LOC104777049 gene encoding probable inositol transporter 2 isoform X3, with protein sequence MEGGIIHGSGGADESAFRECFSLTWKNPYVLRLAFSAGIGGLLFGYDTGVISGALLYIRDDFKSVDKNTWLQEMIVSMAVAGAIVGAAIGGWANDRFGRRSAILMADFLFLLGAIIMAAAPNPSLLVGGRVFVGLGVGMASMTAPLYISEASPAKIRGALVSTNGFLITGGQFLSYLINLAFTDVTGTWRWMLGIAGLPALLQFILMFSLPESPRWLYRKGREEEAKAILRRIYSSEDVEQEIRALKDSVETEILEEGSSEKINMIKLCKAKTVRRGLIAGVGLQVFQQFVGINTVMYYSPTIVQLAGFASNRTALLLSLVTAGLNAFGSIISIYFIDRTGRKKLLIISLFGVIVSLGILTGVFYEAATHAPAISSLETKRFTNLTCPDYNKSGMNTNAWDCMTCLKASSTSCGFCSSPNGKEQPGACWISNDSVKDLCHNNNRLWYTRGCPSNFGWFALLGLGLYIIFFSPGMGTVPWIVNSEIYPLRFRGVCGGIAATANWISNLIVAQSFLSLTEAIGTSWTFLIFGVISVIALFFVVVCVPETKGMPMEEIEKMLEGRSIEFKFWKKSSKPVEKHNQSA
- the LOC104777049 gene encoding probable inositol transporter 2 isoform X2, whose amino-acid sequence is MIVSMAVAGAIVGAAIGGWANDRFGRRSAILMADFLFLLGAIIMAAAPNPSLLVGGRVFVGLGVGMASMTAPLYISEASPAKIRGALVSTNGFLITGGQFLSYLINLAFTDVTGTWRWMLGIAGLPALLQFILMFSLPESPRWLYRKGREEEAKAILRRIYSSEDVEQEIRALKDSVETEILEEGSSEKINMIKLCKAKTVRRGLIAGVGLQVFQQFVGINTVMYYSPTIVQLAGFASNRTALLLSLVTAGLNAFGSIISIYFIDRTGRKKLLIISLFGVIVSLGILTGVFYEAATHAPAISSLETKRFTNLTCPDYNKSGMNTNAWDCMTCLKASSTSCGFCSSPNGKEQPGACWISNDSVKDLCHNNNRLWYTRGCPSNFGWFALLGLGLYIIFFSPGMGTVPWIVNSEIYPLRFRGVCGGIAATANWISNLIVAQSFLSLTEAIGTSWTFLIFGVISVIALFFVVVCVPETKGMPMEEIEKMLEGRSIEFKFWKKSSKPVEKHNQSA